Proteins from one Phalacrocorax carbo chromosome 19, bPhaCar2.1, whole genome shotgun sequence genomic window:
- the ARID3A gene encoding AT-rich interactive domain-containing protein 3A: MKLQAVMENLQRQQRARLQQALEARQQEQQQRSTPPPAQPPPAPGQTPTSTPARGRGQDPAPAPSEEGAEPESAHIQRAQMAALAAMRAAAAGLSHSSSPGLSDESQASEEEEEQHGEEEEEDGGYQQEMGSEEDEEDLKGKWDEDDFEEDLGEEEEEEEEEEEEEEEEDYEEEEDMGEEGLSSTEAVRPGAGSLLLRKPPAPQHYRGEPQRVPGGQERLPSGLGHAQPPLPAPDHGDWTYEEQFKQLYELDGDPRRKEFLDDLFSFMQKRGTPVNRIPIMAKQVLDLYMLYTLVTEKGGLVEVINKKLWREITKGLNLPTSITSAAFTLRTQYMKYLYPYECEKRGLSNPNELQAAIDSNRREGRRQGFGSSLFTYSPGGTHGLLSSPKLPVPALGLASATNGGSIAPVQKIKKEEDSPIPISMPSRLPVSLAGHPVVAAQAAAVQVAAAAQAVALEQLREKLESGEPPEKKMALVTDEQQRLMQRALQQNLLAMTAQLPMSIRINSQGTRSPENRQDSAAGLSSNGTNSISMSVEINGIVYTGVLFAQTPGPSSSSSSSSSSLPSSAFSKGNGGSGGSRSSSSGGGGGVGSGGGGGGVPPAAPAGLAVPPSSTSNNASP; the protein is encoded by the exons ATGAAGCTGCAGGCGGTGATGGAGAACCTGCAGCGACAGCAGCGCGCGCGGCTGCAGCAGGCGCTGGAAGCgcggcagcaggagcagcagcagcgctccacgccgccccccgcgcagcccccgccggccCCAGGGCAGACCCCCACCAGCACAccggcccggggccgcggccAGGATCCAGCCCCGGCGCCCTCGGAGGAAGGAGCGGAGCCCGAGAGCGCGCACATCCAGCGGGCACAGATGGCCGCCCTGGCTGCCATGCGGGCAGCGGCCGCCGGCCTCAGCCACTCATCCAGCCCGGGGCTGTCAGATGAGAGCCAGGcctctgaggaggaggaggagcagcatggcgaggaggaggaggaggatggcggGTACCAGCAGGAGATGGGCTccgaggaggacgaggaggatCT gaAGGGCAAGTGGGATGAAGATGACTTTGAAGAGGACCTGggtgaagaagaggaggaagaggaagaggaggaggaggaggaggaagaggaagactatgaggaggaggaagacatgGGAGAGGAAGGGCTCAGCTCGACAGAGGCAGTGCGGCCAGGTGCAGGATCCCTGCTGCTCCGCaagcccccggcaccccagcaCTACCGGGGCGAGCCGCAGCGGGTGCCGGGCGGGCAGGAGCGGCTGCCCTCCGGACTGGGCCACGCGCAGCCCCCGCTGCCGGCGCCCGACCACGGCGACTGGACCTACGAGGAGCAGTTCAAGCAA CTGTATGAGCTGGATGGTGACCCCAGGAGGAAGGAGTTCCTGGACGACCTCTTCAGCTTCATGCAGAAGCGAG ggacccccgtCAACCGGATCCCCATCATGGCCAAGCAGGTGCTGGACCTGTACATGCTGTACACGCTGGTGACGGAGAAGGGCGGCCTGGTGGAGGTGATCAACAAGAAGCTGTGGCGGGAGATCACCAAGGGGCTGAACCTGCCCACCTCCATCACCAGCGCTGCCTTCACCCTGCGCACCCA GTACATGAAGTACCTGTACCCCTACGAATGTGAGAAGCGAGGGCTGAGCAACCCCAatgagctgcaggcagccatcGACAGCAACCGGCGGGAGGGCCGCCGGCAGGGCTTCGGCAGCTCCCTCTTCACCTACTCGCCCGGCGGCACCCAcggcctcctctcctcccccaagCTGCCGGTGCCGGCGCTGGGGCTGGCCTCCGCCACCAACGGCGGGTCCATCGCTCCCGTCCAGAAGATCAAGAAAG aggaggactcccccatccccatctccatgCCCAGCCGCCTCCCCGTCTCGCTGGCCGGCCACCCCGTGGTGGCAGCCCAGGCCGCCGCGGTGCAGGTGGCGGCGGCCGCCCAAGCCGTGGCGCTGGAGCAGCTGCGGGAGAAGCTGGAGTCGGGGGAGCCCCCGGAGAAGAAGATGGCGCTGGTGACGGACGAGCAGCAGCGGCTGATGCAGCGGGCGCTGCAGCAGAACCTCCTGGCCATGACGGCCCAGCTGCCCATGAGCATCCGCATCAACAGCCAGGGCACCCGCTCGCCAG AGAACCGCCAGGACTCCGCCGCCGGCCTGAGCAGCAACGGCACCAACAGCATCAGCATGTCGGTTGAGATCAACGGTATCGTCTACACAG GTGTGCTGTTTGCCCAGACGCCCggcccttcctcctcctcttcctcctcctcctcctcgctcccctcctctgccttcaGCAAAGGCaacggcggcagcggcggcagccggagcagcagcagcggtggcggcggcggggtggggagcggcggcggcggcggcggcgtcccccccgcggcccccgccgGGCTGGCCGTGCCCCCCAGCTCTACCTCCAACAACGCTTCGCCTTaa